The following proteins come from a genomic window of Sinorhizobium fredii NGR234:
- the alr gene encoding alanine racemase: protein MNCHASHIQSWDADAVTGSSGHLTIDLAALQRNYRKLSAAVAPASAAAVVKADAYGLGAEQVSKALHAQGCRHFFVAHLPEALKLRPLLPNDTHIFVLNGLQPGAEITCTNADVVPVLNSLEQFRRWSFTAEKLGRVFPAVLQFDTGMSRLGVPPQERTALAAELKGCGNLEILFIMSHVACADEADKKQNADQLAEMRVIAAEFAGLDVCFANSGGVFLGGDYHGVLARPGIALYGGAPTAGRYNPMEPVVRLEVAVIQTRTVPAGTRVGYGGAHVTSAKTRLATIAAGYADGLPRSLSDCGAVFYDGVRLPIVGRVSMDSITVDITALPEGTLSLGSLVEVLGPHQTLEDVAEAAGTISYEILTSLGRRYERRYR from the coding sequence ATGAACTGTCATGCTTCGCATATTCAAAGTTGGGATGCAGACGCTGTTACGGGCTCTTCAGGCCACCTGACCATTGATCTCGCCGCCTTACAGCGAAACTACCGCAAGCTTTCAGCCGCGGTCGCCCCCGCATCGGCCGCCGCTGTGGTCAAGGCCGACGCGTATGGGCTTGGCGCCGAGCAGGTCTCCAAAGCGCTTCATGCGCAGGGCTGCCGGCACTTCTTTGTTGCACATCTCCCTGAGGCGCTGAAACTCAGACCGCTTCTGCCGAACGACACGCACATATTCGTGCTCAATGGGCTGCAGCCGGGAGCAGAGATCACTTGCACCAATGCCGACGTCGTTCCGGTTCTCAACTCTCTCGAGCAGTTCCGGCGGTGGTCCTTCACCGCTGAGAAGCTCGGACGCGTTTTTCCTGCCGTTCTGCAGTTCGACACTGGCATGTCGCGTCTCGGCGTACCTCCACAGGAAAGAACCGCGCTCGCCGCCGAACTCAAGGGCTGCGGGAACCTCGAAATCCTCTTCATCATGAGTCATGTCGCCTGCGCCGACGAGGCCGACAAAAAGCAGAATGCCGATCAGCTCGCCGAGATGCGCGTTATCGCCGCCGAGTTCGCAGGGCTCGATGTCTGCTTTGCCAATTCGGGCGGCGTCTTTTTGGGCGGGGACTATCACGGCGTGCTGGCTCGTCCCGGTATCGCCCTCTACGGCGGCGCCCCCACTGCCGGCAGATACAACCCCATGGAGCCCGTCGTTCGGCTCGAGGTCGCTGTCATCCAAACAAGGACGGTCCCTGCCGGAACGCGTGTCGGATACGGCGGTGCGCACGTGACCTCCGCTAAGACCAGGCTCGCTACAATCGCTGCAGGTTACGCCGACGGTCTTCCCCGCAGTCTCAGTGATTGCGGCGCCGTTTTCTACGATGGCGTTCGCCTGCCAATCGTTGGCCGCGTCTCGATGGACAGCATCACGGTGGATATCACCGCCTTGCCCGAGGGCACGCTTTCCCTGGGCAGTCTCGTCGAGGTTCTCGGTCCCCATCAGACGCTTGAGGATGTCGCCGAAGCCGCCGGCACGATCTCCTACGAAATCCTGACCAGCCTCGGCCGGCGTTACGAACGTCGGTATCGCTGA
- a CDS encoding multicopper oxidase family protein yields the protein MFNRRQLLGASAALVSTAAWAKTSNMGLPEAAVMEKAETQPPVKPTSGPDYNPVVTLNGWTLPYRMNNGVKEFHLVAEPVEREMAEGMTAYLWGYNGQSPGPTIEAVEGDRVRIFVTNKLPEHTTIHWHGMILPSGMDGVGGLTQPHIPVGKTFVYEFDLVKSGTFMYHPHSDEMVQMAMGMMGFFVVHPKDPKFMSVDRDFVFLLNAYDIDPGSYVPKVMEMTDFNMWCWNSRVFPDISPLVVSKNDRVRVRVGNLTMTNHPIHMHGYDFEVTCTDGGWVRPEARWPEVSIDIPVGAMRAYEFDAKYAGDWAIHCHKSHHTMNAMGHDIPTFIGVDKTKVAEKIKKIRPEYMPMGTKGMADMGEMEMEIPENTIPMMTGWGPHGPIEMGGMFSVVKVREGISAGDYADPGWYENPPGTQAWEWTGEVPDATKSKDAKTQITPKHSSHG from the coding sequence ATGTTCAACAGAAGACAGTTGCTCGGCGCGAGCGCCGCATTGGTGTCGACCGCCGCCTGGGCGAAGACTTCCAACATGGGTCTGCCGGAGGCCGCCGTGATGGAGAAGGCGGAGACGCAGCCGCCGGTAAAGCCGACGTCCGGTCCGGACTACAACCCTGTTGTTACCCTCAACGGCTGGACACTGCCCTACCGGATGAACAACGGCGTCAAGGAATTCCACCTCGTCGCCGAACCGGTCGAGCGGGAAATGGCGGAGGGCATGACCGCCTATCTCTGGGGCTATAACGGCCAGTCGCCGGGTCCGACCATCGAAGCGGTCGAAGGCGACCGGGTGCGCATCTTCGTCACGAACAAGCTGCCGGAGCACACGACGATCCACTGGCACGGCATGATCCTTCCCTCCGGCATGGACGGCGTCGGCGGCCTGACGCAGCCGCACATCCCGGTCGGCAAGACCTTCGTCTACGAGTTCGATCTCGTGAAGTCCGGCACCTTCATGTACCACCCGCATTCCGACGAGATGGTGCAGATGGCCATGGGAATGATGGGCTTCTTCGTCGTCCATCCGAAGGACCCGAAGTTCATGTCGGTCGACCGCGATTTCGTCTTCCTGCTCAACGCCTACGACATCGACCCCGGCTCCTACGTGCCGAAGGTCATGGAGATGACCGACTTCAACATGTGGTGCTGGAACAGCCGGGTGTTCCCGGACATCAGCCCGCTCGTCGTGTCCAAGAACGACCGGGTGCGGGTCCGGGTCGGCAATCTCACGATGACCAACCACCCGATCCACATGCACGGCTACGACTTCGAGGTCACCTGCACCGACGGCGGCTGGGTGCGGCCGGAGGCGCGCTGGCCGGAGGTCAGCATCGACATTCCGGTCGGAGCGATGCGGGCCTATGAGTTCGACGCCAAATACGCCGGCGACTGGGCGATCCACTGCCATAAGTCGCACCACACCATGAACGCCATGGGACATGACATCCCGACCTTCATCGGCGTCGACAAGACGAAGGTCGCCGAGAAGATCAAGAAGATCCGCCCGGAATACATGCCGATGGGCACCAAGGGCATGGCCGACATGGGCGAGATGGAGATGGAGATCCCCGAAAACACCATCCCGATGATGACCGGCTGGGGTCCGCACGGCCCGATCGAGATGGGCGGCATGTTCTCGGTCGTCAAGGTGCGCGAAGGCATCTCGGCCGGCGATTACGCCGATCCCGGCTGGTACGAAAACCCACCCGGTACCCAGGCCTGGGAGTGGACGGGCGAAGTTCCCGACGCGACCAAGTCCAAAGACGCCAAGACCCAGATCACGCCGAAACACTCAAGCCACGGCTGA
- a CDS encoding Lrp/AsnC family transcriptional regulator: MAAIDAIDRNILRLLRLNARLSNARLAEEVGLSPSACLRRIRLLEEAGVIRGYTALVDSGSSEDTIAVIINITLERQTEEHLDRFEAAVRKHPEIRECFLMTGGSDYLLRVEVGGAGEFEKIHKEILSTLPGVLRIHSSFSIRNVLATRIKGQR, translated from the coding sequence ATGGCCGCCATTGATGCGATCGACCGCAATATCCTGCGTCTGCTGAGGCTGAATGCTCGGTTGAGCAATGCGCGCCTTGCGGAGGAAGTTGGCCTCTCACCTTCGGCTTGTCTGCGTCGCATACGATTGCTCGAGGAAGCCGGCGTCATCCGCGGCTACACGGCCCTGGTGGACAGCGGGAGTTCTGAGGACACGATTGCGGTGATCATCAACATCACGCTCGAGCGGCAGACCGAGGAACACCTCGACCGTTTTGAAGCTGCCGTACGCAAGCACCCGGAAATCCGCGAGTGCTTTCTGATGACCGGCGGCTCGGACTATCTGCTTAGGGTGGAAGTGGGGGGCGCGGGCGAGTTCGAGAAGATCCATAAGGAGATTCTCTCGACACTGCCCGGCGTCCTGAGAATTCATTCAAGCTTCTCAATTCGTAACGTCTTGGCCACCCGGATCAAGGGGCAACGGTGA
- a CDS encoding cupredoxin domain-containing protein yields the protein MKAQTFGLLIAALATPALATGNHAGGHGEAMAVGEPGKKADATQTIRVTMKETEDGKMIFTPSTFKVRKGQTVRFAIKNAGELDHEFVLDQEDKIMEHKAVMEKFPEMEHDDPNAIRLAAGESGEIIWKFTNDGTFKIACLVPGHYDAGMHGDVTVAKK from the coding sequence ATGAAAGCTCAAACCTTTGGACTTCTCATCGCCGCGCTCGCCACTCCGGCGCTCGCCACCGGCAATCACGCAGGCGGGCATGGCGAAGCCATGGCCGTCGGCGAACCCGGCAAGAAAGCCGACGCCACCCAGACGATCCGCGTCACCATGAAGGAGACGGAAGACGGCAAGATGATCTTCACGCCATCGACGTTCAAGGTCCGCAAGGGCCAGACCGTCCGCTTCGCGATCAAGAACGCCGGCGAACTCGACCACGAGTTCGTGCTCGATCAGGAAGACAAGATCATGGAGCACAAGGCGGTGATGGAGAAGTTCCCGGAGATGGAGCACGACGACCCGAACGCCATCCGCCTCGCTGCCGGCGAATCCGGTGAGATCATCTGGAAGTTCACCAACGACGGCACGTTCAAGATCGCCTGCCTCGTGCCGGGCCACTACGACGCAGGCATGCACGGCGACGTCACCGTTGCCAAGAAGTGA
- a CDS encoding homoserine dehydrogenase, giving the protein MTTYNIALIGFGGVNRALAELIATKNPLWERDLGFRLNIVAVSDLYLGSVISPNGLDAKTLVEANFAKGGFGQLSGGSAEADNETIIKTAPADLIVEATFTNPKDGEPAVSHCRWALQSGKHVVTTNKGPVAIAAQELKAVAHANGVHFEYEGSVMSGTPVIRMAERTLAGAEVKGFEGILNGTSNFVLGRMEGGLDFATAVKEAQILGYAEADPTADVEGFDVRLKVVILANELLGASLKPEEVTCKGISKLSPSDIENAAAANSRWKLVGSAVRNEDGTVTGSVSPKQLPFEHPLAGVNGATNAVSLNTELLGSVTITGPGAGRIETAYALLSDIIAIHNAQATAKREAA; this is encoded by the coding sequence ATGACAACCTACAACATTGCACTTATCGGGTTTGGTGGCGTCAATCGCGCTTTGGCCGAGCTCATCGCGACGAAGAACCCGCTGTGGGAACGAGACCTCGGCTTTCGCCTGAACATCGTAGCTGTCAGCGACCTCTATCTCGGGTCCGTTATTTCGCCCAACGGGCTTGATGCCAAGACCCTCGTTGAAGCGAACTTCGCGAAAGGCGGGTTTGGCCAGCTCTCTGGAGGCAGTGCGGAAGCAGACAACGAAACAATCATCAAGACGGCGCCTGCTGACCTCATCGTGGAAGCGACATTTACAAACCCGAAGGACGGCGAGCCGGCTGTTTCGCACTGCCGCTGGGCCCTCCAATCCGGCAAGCATGTCGTCACCACGAACAAAGGGCCGGTCGCGATCGCTGCCCAGGAACTGAAGGCCGTTGCGCACGCGAACGGCGTTCATTTCGAATATGAGGGCTCCGTCATGAGCGGTACCCCTGTCATCCGCATGGCGGAAAGGACGCTTGCGGGCGCGGAGGTGAAGGGTTTCGAGGGGATCTTGAACGGGACTTCGAACTTCGTCCTCGGCCGTATGGAAGGAGGCCTTGACTTCGCCACTGCAGTCAAGGAAGCGCAGATACTCGGCTATGCGGAAGCCGATCCGACCGCCGATGTCGAAGGTTTTGACGTTCGCCTCAAGGTGGTGATCCTGGCAAACGAGCTGCTGGGGGCAAGCCTCAAGCCCGAAGAGGTCACGTGCAAGGGGATCTCCAAGCTTTCTCCGTCCGATATCGAAAACGCGGCAGCAGCAAATAGCCGTTGGAAGTTGGTCGGATCGGCGGTTCGGAATGAAGACGGGACGGTAACAGGCAGTGTTTCTCCGAAGCAACTTCCCTTCGAGCATCCACTCGCTGGTGTAAACGGCGCGACCAATGCCGTGTCGCTTAACACCGAACTACTCGGCTCTGTCACCATCACCGGCCCTGGCGCCGGCCGAATTGAGACCGCTTATGCGCTGCTCTCCGACATTATCGCCATCCACAATGCCCAGGCCACTGCTAAGAGGGAGGCCGCCTGA
- a CDS encoding copper-binding protein, translating into MKSLVKLTLAATLALGTAYGALAQEFTKGTVKKVDAKAKKVTLIHEELKSLEMPAMTMVFRVQDEALMEKLKEGANIEFVAERVGGKLTVTQVK; encoded by the coding sequence ATGAAAAGCCTCGTCAAGCTCACGCTCGCCGCTACGCTTGCCCTCGGAACTGCCTACGGCGCGCTGGCGCAGGAGTTCACCAAGGGCACCGTCAAGAAGGTCGACGCCAAAGCCAAAAAGGTCACGCTGATCCACGAGGAACTGAAGAGCCTCGAAATGCCGGCGATGACGATGGTGTTCCGCGTCCAGGACGAGGCGCTGATGGAGAAGCTGAAGGAAGGCGCGAATATCGAGTTCGTCGCCGAGCGCGTCGGCGGCAAGCTGACCGTCACGCAGGTCAAGTAA
- the petA gene encoding ubiquinol-cytochrome c reductase iron-sulfur subunit, whose product MHREECYPEKGSVSCDDETAEPTKREFLYLVTAMAGVMGVAAASWPFIDQMRPDASTLAMASIEVDVSSLVEGVSLTVQWRGRPVFIRNRTQPATDLARSAGEGRENWIVMIGVCTHLGCVPLGQAGDFGGWLCPCHGSHYDTAGRIRKGPAPENLAIPRFEFVSEAVVRIG is encoded by the coding sequence CTGCATCGTGAAGAGTGCTATCCAGAAAAGGGCAGCGTTTCTTGCGATGACGAAACAGCCGAACCTACCAAACGTGAATTTCTCTATCTGGTGACAGCCATGGCCGGGGTGATGGGTGTCGCAGCCGCCTCTTGGCCGTTCATTGACCAGATGCGTCCTGACGCGTCCACGCTCGCAATGGCCTCCATCGAGGTGGACGTATCGTCCCTGGTGGAAGGTGTGTCGCTGACCGTCCAATGGCGGGGCCGGCCTGTTTTCATTCGCAACCGGACCCAGCCTGCGACCGATCTCGCACGCTCTGCGGGGGAGGGGAGGGAGAACTGGATCGTGATGATTGGAGTGTGCACGCACCTCGGCTGCGTACCTCTCGGACAGGCCGGTGACTTCGGGGGCTGGCTCTGCCCTTGCCACGGATCGCATTATGACACCGCCGGGCGTATCCGGAAGGGACCCGCACCGGAGAACCTCGCGATTCCCCGCTTCGAATTCGTCTCGGAAGCCGTCGTTCGCATCGGATAA
- a CDS encoding adenylate/guanylate cyclase domain-containing protein, whose amino-acid sequence MRSTLHPHWDSAREMRSILLRFVAFVILLANLLLGGNEGAEGMHSIVVLSYLVISIASVATAPHLPDRSWLKTLFVVLDALLVALLLYAHILAGPVTENHNLTTTSLVVAFILLNHVGLKLDRRLVLVFSGIVLVSWVAMLAITAVRHHTADVASLLAAFFNQDLGLTVSFAFTAFAIYLLARDHDRTRKEALKADRRRLNLSHFFSPLVVAELQDGGVGLGLERRNAAIMFVDLRDFTSFAETAPAPELAFVLAEYRQLVSQTIFDHGGTVDKFIGDGVMAVFGQPKPTAHDADRALACALDLVDALNDWKNNNLLKGYPALDVAIGLHYGTVVGGVLDSGCHSEFTVIGDAVNVAQRLEILAKSLDASLVISSDLVARLRMPVADATWMSLKSAALPGRRLPIDVWYLLGAMDSRAVEHVPAYETGVSQTARQRSVFQSSPPAPDAGTV is encoded by the coding sequence ATGAGGTCTACACTCCACCCCCACTGGGATTCCGCGCGCGAAATGCGCTCGATCCTTCTGCGCTTTGTCGCCTTCGTGATTCTTCTCGCCAACCTGTTGCTCGGCGGCAACGAGGGAGCCGAAGGCATGCATTCAATTGTCGTCCTCAGCTATCTCGTCATCAGCATCGCCTCGGTCGCAACCGCGCCCCACCTGCCTGACCGCTCCTGGCTCAAGACACTCTTTGTCGTCCTCGATGCGTTGCTGGTAGCGCTGCTTCTCTACGCCCATATTCTTGCAGGCCCCGTCACCGAAAATCACAACCTGACGACGACGAGCCTGGTGGTGGCGTTCATCCTGCTCAACCATGTGGGCCTCAAGCTGGACCGTCGGCTCGTGCTGGTCTTCTCCGGCATCGTCCTCGTCTCCTGGGTGGCGATGCTGGCGATCACCGCCGTCAGACATCACACCGCTGACGTGGCATCGTTGCTCGCGGCGTTCTTCAACCAGGATCTGGGCCTGACCGTCAGTTTCGCCTTTACCGCCTTTGCCATCTACCTGCTCGCGCGGGATCACGACCGGACGCGCAAGGAGGCGCTGAAAGCGGACCGGCGGCGTCTCAATCTCTCACACTTCTTCTCGCCGCTGGTGGTGGCGGAGCTTCAGGACGGAGGCGTCGGTCTCGGTCTCGAGCGCCGGAACGCCGCAATCATGTTCGTCGACCTGCGCGACTTCACGAGCTTTGCCGAGACCGCGCCCGCTCCGGAGCTTGCCTTCGTGCTGGCGGAATATCGCCAGCTCGTCTCCCAGACGATCTTCGACCATGGCGGAACCGTCGACAAGTTTATCGGCGACGGCGTCATGGCGGTGTTCGGGCAGCCCAAACCGACCGCCCACGATGCGGATCGGGCGCTCGCATGCGCTCTCGATCTCGTCGATGCACTGAACGACTGGAAAAACAACAACCTCCTGAAGGGCTATCCCGCCCTCGATGTCGCAATTGGGCTGCACTACGGCACGGTGGTCGGCGGCGTTCTCGACAGCGGCTGCCACAGCGAGTTCACGGTCATCGGTGACGCGGTGAACGTCGCTCAGCGCCTTGAAATTCTGGCGAAATCCCTCGACGCTTCGCTTGTGATCTCTTCCGACCTGGTCGCGCGGCTGCGAATGCCGGTCGCGGACGCCACATGGATGTCCTTGAAATCAGCCGCCCTGCCAGGTCGGCGGCTTCCCATAGATGTCTGGTATCTGCTCGGAGCGATGGATTCCCGAGCCGTGGAGCATGTGCCGGCTTACGAAACGGGCGTCTCACAGACCGCTCGCCAGAGATCCGTCTTCCAGTCTTCTCCACCTGCGCCGGACGCAGGTACCGTATAG
- a CDS encoding DUF305 domain-containing protein → MVTHGKPTEQHGTIGHHYLMFAVNVILSVVVMYFVMFSMIDGWGDFRNNLNTFYMALTMVAPMGIIMLATMAGMYKNRRLNVLLYIGLLALFCAAFAGTRIQSGIGDRQFIASMVPHHSGAILMCREARLEDEELKDLCRNISQGQRQEIEQMNAIRARLDRGQ, encoded by the coding sequence ATGGTAACGCACGGCAAACCAACGGAGCAGCATGGCACGATTGGGCACCATTATCTGATGTTCGCCGTCAACGTGATCCTCAGCGTTGTCGTCATGTACTTCGTAATGTTTTCGATGATCGACGGATGGGGTGATTTCCGCAACAACCTGAATACGTTCTACATGGCGCTAACCATGGTGGCTCCGATGGGGATCATTATGCTCGCGACGATGGCGGGCATGTACAAGAACAGGCGGCTAAACGTCCTCCTTTACATCGGATTGCTCGCGCTCTTCTGCGCTGCTTTCGCGGGTACCCGTATCCAATCGGGAATCGGCGACCGGCAGTTCATTGCTTCGATGGTCCCGCATCACTCTGGGGCGATCCTAATGTGTCGCGAGGCCCGTCTTGAGGACGAAGAACTTAAGGATCTTTGCAGAAACATCTCGCAAGGACAGCGGCAAGAAATCGAGCAGATGAATGCCATTCGCGCGAGGTTGGATCGAGGGCAGTAA
- a CDS encoding RidA family protein, protein MIEAVTTTEAPGAIGPFSQAIKGGNLLFVSGQLPIDPATGELVSNDPVEQATQCLRNIAAIAEAGGSGIERTVKTTVLLTDLSRFADINSVYATFFQKPFPARACYEVSALPKGAQVEIEAVIALG, encoded by the coding sequence ATGATCGAGGCGGTAACAACAACTGAGGCACCGGGCGCGATCGGCCCGTTCTCGCAGGCGATTAAAGGGGGCAATCTGCTTTTCGTCTCGGGGCAACTCCCGATCGATCCCGCAACCGGAGAGCTCGTTTCGAACGATCCCGTCGAGCAGGCGACGCAGTGTTTGAGAAACATCGCCGCGATCGCCGAAGCGGGGGGATCGGGAATCGAGAGGACCGTCAAGACGACCGTGTTGCTGACGGACCTTTCCCGTTTCGCCGACATCAACAGCGTATATGCGACATTCTTCCAGAAGCCATTCCCTGCCCGCGCGTGCTATGAGGTCAGCGCGCTGCCAAAAGGGGCACAAGTTGAAATCGAGGCGGTGATCGCGCTGGGATAA
- a CDS encoding D-amino acid dehydrogenase, producing the protein MKVIVLGAGVIGVTSAYRLAKAGHEVTVIDRQRGPALETSFANAGEVSFGYCSPWAAPGIPMKALKWLFMEHAPLILRPKLDRAMLTWMFQMLRNCTAERYAINKSRMLRLAGYSRTSLAEVRAETGIAYDERMQGTLQLFRTQQQLDASAKDVKALAADGVPYKVLDRDGCIRVEPALKHVRDKIVGGLLTPKDETGDCFKFTNALAAKAAALGVRFVYGRQIAGLDVESGRVRGVLTDRERMSADAVVVALGSYSPLLLKPLGIKLAVYPVKGYSLTIPITDASRAPESTVMDETYKIAITRLGDRIRVGGMAEISGYTNDLGHARRRTLDHSVTDLFPGGDLQKASFWSGLRPMTPDGTPVIGPTKVAGLFLNTGHGTLGWTMSCGSARLISDLVSGRKPEIDAADLAISRY; encoded by the coding sequence ATGAAAGTCATCGTTCTCGGCGCCGGCGTCATCGGCGTGACCAGCGCGTACCGGCTTGCCAAGGCAGGACACGAGGTCACAGTCATCGACCGCCAACGGGGGCCGGCTCTGGAAACCAGCTTCGCCAATGCAGGGGAGGTCTCTTTCGGTTACTGCTCGCCATGGGCCGCACCGGGCATCCCGATGAAGGCGCTGAAATGGCTGTTCATGGAGCACGCGCCGCTGATCCTGCGCCCGAAGCTCGATCGCGCCATGCTCACATGGATGTTCCAGATGCTGAGAAACTGCACCGCTGAACGCTACGCGATCAACAAGAGCCGAATGCTGCGTCTCGCGGGCTACAGTCGGACGTCTCTGGCGGAGGTGCGGGCGGAGACCGGCATTGCCTATGACGAGCGCATGCAAGGCACCCTGCAGCTCTTCAGGACGCAGCAGCAGCTCGACGCTTCGGCCAAGGACGTCAAGGCGCTCGCCGCCGACGGTGTGCCGTACAAGGTGCTCGATCGCGACGGCTGCATCCGGGTCGAGCCCGCGCTGAAGCATGTCCGCGACAAAATCGTCGGCGGGCTGCTGACGCCGAAGGACGAGACGGGTGACTGCTTCAAGTTCACCAACGCACTTGCCGCCAAGGCCGCGGCGCTTGGCGTTCGCTTTGTCTACGGCAGGCAAATCGCGGGACTGGACGTCGAGAGTGGCCGCGTGCGTGGCGTGCTGACTGACCGCGAACGGATGAGCGCGGACGCCGTCGTCGTCGCACTCGGCAGCTATTCGCCGCTGCTCCTCAAGCCCCTCGGCATCAAGCTGGCGGTCTATCCCGTCAAGGGCTATTCCCTGACGATCCCGATCACCGACGCATCGCGCGCACCGGAGTCGACGGTAATGGACGAGACCTACAAGATTGCGATCACCAGGCTGGGCGATCGGATCCGCGTCGGCGGCATGGCGGAAATATCCGGCTACACCAATGACCTCGGCCACGCGCGGCGTCGCACGCTCGACCATTCGGTAACCGACCTGTTTCCCGGCGGGGATTTGCAAAAGGCATCATTCTGGTCGGGGCTGCGGCCGATGACCCCGGACGGGACCCCGGTGATCGGGCCGACAAAGGTTGCCGGCCTTTTCCTCAACACGGGCCACGGGACGCTGGGATGGACGATGAGCTGTGGCTCGGCGCGACTGATCAGCGATCTGGTCAGCGGGCGAAAGCCGGAAATCGACGCGGCCGATCTCGCGATCAGCCGCTACTGA
- a CDS encoding L,D-transpeptidase has translation MDGYEVCRRSFLKLAAMMAALGWTGRTAAVSAPKNEGRTPPASGTGSILAQMYGERPTEPYPVPAVPYQKIDPRFHRQVVADPTGDPPGTLVVDVGNHFLYLVQVKGQALRYGVALGRAGFEWSGRGVVQYKRKWPRWIPADEMLEREPKLKKYSLERGGMEPGPDNPLGARALYIFQNGEDTLYRVHGSPEWWTIGQHVSSGCVRMINQDVIDLYDRVADGTPILVTDLSNNRPDRS, from the coding sequence ATGGATGGATACGAGGTCTGCCGCCGCTCGTTCTTGAAACTCGCTGCCATGATGGCGGCCCTGGGCTGGACTGGCCGCACCGCCGCCGTAAGCGCCCCAAAGAACGAGGGCCGCACGCCGCCTGCTTCAGGCACAGGCTCAATCCTGGCGCAGATGTACGGGGAAAGGCCGACAGAACCCTACCCAGTGCCGGCGGTTCCCTACCAAAAGATCGACCCCCGGTTTCACCGACAGGTCGTGGCAGACCCGACGGGCGACCCGCCCGGAACTCTTGTAGTCGACGTCGGCAACCACTTCCTCTACCTCGTGCAGGTGAAGGGTCAGGCTTTGCGGTACGGCGTCGCTCTGGGCCGCGCCGGCTTCGAGTGGTCAGGTCGTGGTGTCGTGCAGTACAAGCGCAAGTGGCCCCGCTGGATACCAGCGGATGAGATGCTCGAGCGGGAGCCGAAGCTTAAGAAATACAGTCTGGAGCGCGGCGGAATGGAGCCCGGTCCAGACAATCCGCTCGGAGCCCGCGCTCTCTACATTTTCCAGAATGGCGAGGACACGCTCTACCGCGTTCACGGTTCGCCGGAATGGTGGACCATTGGCCAGCATGTCTCGTCCGGTTGCGTCCGGATGATCAACCAGGATGTCATCGATCTCTATGACCGAGTTGCGGACGGAACCCCGATCCTTGTCACGGACCTGTCGAACAACAGGCCTGACCGATCCTAG